The Streptomyces sp. NBC_01775 genome includes a region encoding these proteins:
- a CDS encoding HpcH/HpaI aldolase/citrate lyase family protein: MSAHHAAALRSLLFVPADNERLLSRAQLRGADGLILDLEDAVPASGKERARRALPSHIARLAAEVQYLVVRTGSAREDWEKDLRAAVRPGLRAVMLPKTECPGQLTEVAAFLDALERERGLPVGSVGLIALIESPAALFALAALAEASPRVCALALGSEDFAQSLGIAPTPLVLTEPCRWIALAASAAGIGSFALPLSLAVLDRPEALAYAARQARELGVTGALCVHPAQVAAVNAAYAPGDAEIAWARRVADAWDAACGDGGGPGVIRVDGLMVDAPVLRRARALLLSLPPADAAGHTVTIDHGGDR; the protein is encoded by the coding sequence ATGAGCGCTCACCACGCCGCGGCCCTGCGGTCGCTGCTGTTCGTCCCGGCCGACAACGAGCGGCTGCTGTCCAGGGCCCAGCTGCGCGGCGCGGACGGATTGATCCTCGACCTGGAGGACGCCGTCCCGGCATCGGGCAAGGAGCGGGCGCGACGGGCCCTGCCCTCCCACATCGCCCGGCTGGCCGCCGAGGTCCAGTACCTGGTGGTGCGGACCGGCTCGGCGCGCGAGGACTGGGAGAAGGACCTACGGGCGGCGGTCCGCCCCGGCCTGCGGGCGGTGATGCTGCCCAAGACCGAGTGTCCCGGGCAGCTCACCGAGGTGGCCGCGTTCCTCGACGCGCTGGAGCGAGAACGCGGGCTGCCCGTCGGCTCGGTCGGGCTGATCGCGCTGATCGAGTCCCCGGCCGCGCTGTTCGCATTGGCGGCTCTGGCGGAAGCGTCGCCGAGGGTGTGCGCACTGGCGCTCGGCAGCGAGGACTTCGCCCAGTCGCTGGGCATCGCGCCCACACCACTCGTGCTGACCGAACCGTGCCGCTGGATCGCGCTGGCCGCCTCGGCCGCCGGCATCGGCTCCTTCGCGCTGCCGCTGTCCCTGGCCGTCCTGGACCGGCCCGAGGCGCTCGCCTACGCCGCCCGGCAAGCGCGTGAGCTGGGCGTCACCGGTGCTCTGTGTGTTCACCCGGCGCAGGTCGCCGCGGTCAACGCCGCGTACGCGCCCGGCGACGCGGAGATCGCCTGGGCACGCCGGGTGGCCGACGCCTGGGACGCCGCCTGCGGCGACGGTGGCGGCCCGGGTGTCATCCGCGTCGACGGCCTGATGGTCGACGCGCCCGTCCTGCGCCGCGCGCGCGCCCTTCTGCTCTCTCTGCCCCCGGCGGACGCCGCGGGACACACAGTGACCATCGACCATGGAGGTGACCGATGA
- a CDS encoding enoyl-CoA hydratase/isomerase family protein — MSGAHVRLRTADRVATVVFDNPPLHVWNAAMTRGLAEALDTVEDDPSVGVVVLTGAGDRAFCAGSDIVEFAPMRAPGEAVTKKLRPQQALFARLASFPKPTIAALNGHTLGGGLEIAVCCDLIVAEEDISIGSPEITLGVFPGSGGTFRVARRIGAGRAKEMQLLGEPVDAATALTWGLVNRVVPRGGAHSAALELAQVLLRRPLRSMALCKSLIDVAYDLTEEELIERSLEAGDEAFTSAESAEGVQAFLAKRAPDFRAASESTVRKASESTMEKESPA; from the coding sequence ATGAGCGGCGCACACGTCCGCCTTCGGACAGCGGACCGGGTGGCGACGGTCGTCTTCGACAACCCACCGCTGCACGTGTGGAACGCGGCCATGACCCGTGGGCTGGCCGAGGCGCTGGACACCGTCGAGGACGACCCTTCCGTCGGCGTGGTGGTGCTCACCGGGGCCGGGGACCGGGCGTTCTGCGCGGGCTCGGACATCGTCGAGTTCGCCCCGATGCGGGCGCCGGGCGAAGCGGTGACGAAAAAACTCCGTCCACAGCAGGCGCTGTTCGCGCGGCTGGCGTCCTTCCCGAAGCCGACGATCGCCGCGTTGAACGGACACACGCTCGGCGGCGGCCTGGAGATCGCGGTCTGCTGCGACCTGATCGTCGCCGAGGAAGACATCAGCATCGGATCGCCGGAGATCACACTCGGCGTCTTCCCCGGCAGCGGCGGCACGTTCCGGGTCGCCCGCCGCATCGGGGCCGGGCGCGCCAAGGAGATGCAGCTGCTGGGCGAGCCGGTGGACGCGGCGACGGCGCTCACCTGGGGCCTGGTCAACCGGGTGGTGCCGCGCGGCGGGGCGCATTCCGCCGCACTGGAGCTGGCGCAGGTCCTGCTGCGGCGCCCGCTCCGGTCGATGGCGCTGTGCAAATCGCTGATCGACGTCGCGTACGACCTGACCGAGGAGGAGCTGATCGAGCGTTCGCTGGAGGCCGGCGACGAGGCGTTCACCTCCGCCGAGAGCGCCGAGGGCGTCCAGGCGTTCCTCGCCAAGCGCGCCCCCGACTTCCGGGCCGCGTCCGAGAGCACCGTCCGGAAGGCGTCCGAGAGCACCATGGAGAAGGAGAGTCCCGCATGA